GCTTTGTAAATCTTTATTAAAGTTTGCATATGTATCTGGCACCTTTCCTACAATTATGCTCTCTGCTATAGGAATGTTAGTTGTAACTTTTATGCTATTTGTAGCAAGTGGTACTATAACTTGAATACTTGTAGTTACATCCACATATATAATATGTCTTGTTTGATTAATACCCTGTGCTTGAAATTCTGATCTATAACTTGTGGCTACGGATCCCACAGGTTTCATTTTAAAACTAATTTTTGGACCATAGGATGCAAAAAGATCATTTTGTGTAATTACCCCAAGTGGTATCTTCACTGACCTAACCCCTATATCTTTTATCCTTTCTTGTATAGCTAGAGATATTTGGGATCCTATTCTGTTGAGCTCTACAGTATTAGCCTGAATCATAACTAGATTTCCGTCCTTATCAACTCTCATATCCATCATATTGTCATAGGAAATCTTACTTCCAAACTCTTCCCTAACTGTGTTGTTTATAGTTGACGTAGCAGCATTTCTAGCTTCAGTATCACACAACGTCATTAATGTCGGCTTTAGTTTTCTATCTATTTCATAGAAAGTAACAAGTGAAATCAAAATCGTTACAATTATTATAATCTGTGGAAGCTTAAATCTTTTATTTGTTTTACGTGCAATACGTCTTTTTCTCATTTTACTACCTCCTTATAGCTATAATATGCACAATACTTTCAATCTGCCACAAATAAAAAAAGAGATGCATAATTGCACCTCTTAAGCTACAGATTCTTTATTTATATTTTCTAGTTCGTTAATTGATATTCCCCTTGTATGCTTTGTATGGCTCCACTCTTTATTATTTTTATCAATAATAGCTTGAATAGTTATTGGGAACCATGTTAGTACATATAATCCATATATTAAATACCACACGAATAATTTAGCTAAATGTTTACTATGTATAATATAAATTATAGCTATAATACTTAATAAAAATGCTATACCAGCTATTGCAACTAGCATCGTAACCTCAAAATTATCTAAATGTTGCTTATCTCTAAGATATGCAAATAATTGTCCTGAAAGTAGTACGTTACTTGAATATAGAGCAAAATATAAAAGTAATTTTTTAGATATTTTCTTATCAATAGCCATTACCATAGGGGTAAATAAAAACTGAAAT
This genomic stretch from Clostridium cylindrosporum DSM 605 harbors:
- the yunB gene encoding sporulation protein YunB gives rise to the protein MRKRRIARKTNKRFKLPQIIIIVTILISLVTFYEIDRKLKPTLMTLCDTEARNAATSTINNTVREEFGSKISYDNMMDMRVDKDGNLVMIQANTVELNRIGSQISLAIQERIKDIGVRSVKIPLGVITQNDLFASYGPKISFKMKPVGSVATSYRSEFQAQGINQTRHIIYVDVTTSIQVIVPLATNSIKVTTNIPIAESIIVGKVPDTYANFNKDLQSIGKAEYGIVKEQSE